One Glycine soja cultivar W05 chromosome 2, ASM419377v2, whole genome shotgun sequence genomic region harbors:
- the LOC114372492 gene encoding uncharacterized protein LOC114372492 → MDETMKQFQKKLIELEVEVVTARVSQNLLLVQHVAMHLFLLVKVKLVENDRLRNGNREALTALRKRARTTKSSVPSPFESIMKGVAGTSSRPLVQEVCTTCGKHDSSEQTWMMFPGTDLFARIPFHAAHTILETDQTQLDFEAKRLQSLVKEKSYLTSEAGVLSHKVSPGVLKSLVTLNNKPK, encoded by the exons ATGGATGAAACTATGAAACAATTCCAAAAGAAATTAATAGAACTGGAAGTGGAAGTTGTAACAGCC agggtgtcacagaatCTTCTTTTAGTCCAACATG TGGCTATGCATTTGTTCCTTTTGGTAAAAGTAAAGCTGGTTGAGAATGATAGATTGAGAAATGGGAATAGAGAAGCACTTACTGCATTAAGGAAGAGGGCTCGGACAACCAAGAGTAGTGTTCCATCTCCTTTTGAATCAATAATGAAAGGAGTAGCAGGGACCAGCTCGAGACCTTTGGTGCAAGAGGTTTGCACCACCTGTGGCAAACATGACTCTTCTGAGCAGACATGGATGATGTTTCCAGGAACTGATCTGTTTGCCAGAATTCCATTTCATGCGGCTCATACTATATTGGAAACAG ATCAAACACAGCTTGACTTTGAGGCGAAGAGACTACAGAGCCTTGTGAAGGAAAAATCTTACCTTACATCAGAGGCAGGTGTTCTTTCTCACAAGGTAAGTCCTGGAGTGCTCAAATCACTTGTAACCTTAAATAACAAGCCAAAGTAA
- the LOC114386021 gene encoding protein decapping 5-like, giving the protein MASESASRSSSAADSYIGSLISLTSKSEIRYEGILYNINTEESSIGLRNVRSFGTEGRKKDGPQIPPSDKVYEYILFRGTDIKDLQVKSSPPVQPTPQVNNDPAIIQSHYPFPVTTSTSLPSAVSGSLTDPSSHTTQLGLPGSNFQGPLPLYQPGGNIGSWGASPPAPNANGGRLAMPPMYWQGYYGAPNGLPQLHQQSLLQPPPGLSMPSSMQQPMQYPNFTPPLPTVSSNLPELPSSLLPVSASTPSVTSASLPPNLPPAPSALPPAPSALPPAPSALSPVPSATLASEIFPVSVANKAPNVSTSAAMLASNLPSLALLTNPARDINAIVPPISSKSNAISGSSLPYQSVSQLSPAVVESSTSIHTETSAPSLVTPGQLLKPGPIIVSSAQPSQAPHKDVEVVQVSSTSSPEPSVPVSVETQPPILPLPVTSRPNHRPGGAPTQTHHHGYSYRGRGRGRGTGGFRSVTKFTEDFDFTAMNEKFKKDEVWGHLGKSKSHSKDNNGEENAFDEDYQDEDNDDVSNIEVKPVYNKDDFFDSLSSNMHGNASQNGRTRYSEQIKIDTETFGDYVRYHGGRGGRGPGRGGRTRGGYYGRGGGYGYSGRGRGRGMPSRTL; this is encoded by the exons ATGGCGTCTGAGAGCGCTTCTCGATCGAGTTCCGCGGCCGATTCGTACATTGGGAGCTTGATAAGCTTGACCTCTAAGAGTGAGATCAGATACGAAGGTATTCTCTACAACATCAACACCGAAGAGTCCAGTATTGGCCTCAGAAACG TGCGGTCTTTTGGAACAGAAGGAAGGAAAAAGGATGGCCCACAAATCCCTCCCAGTGACAAGGTTTATGAGTATATACTTTTCCGTGGGACTGACATCAAG GATTTACAGGTTAAATCTTCTCCACCTGTCCAGCCTACTCCACAAGTCAACAATGACCCAGCTATTATTCAG TCTCACTATCCTTTCCCGGTGACCACATCTACAAGTTTGCCTTCTGCTGTAAGTGGGTCTTTGACTGATCCTAGCTCTCATACCACACAACTTGGACTTCCCGGGTCAAATTTTCAAGGGCCCTTACCTTTGTATCAACCTGGAGGGAACATAGGATCGTGGGGAGCTTCTCCACCTGCTCCTAATGCAAATGGTGGTCGGCTTGCTATGCCACCAATGTATTGGCAAGGATATTATGGTGCCCCAAATGGGCTTCCTCAATTACACCAACAATCTTTGCTTCAACCGCCACCTGGTTTATCAATGCCTTCATCTATGCAGCAGCCAATGCAGTATCCCAATTTTACCCCCCCTTTACCTACTGTATCTTCTAATTTGCCTGAATTGCCATCATCTTTGCTGCCTGTGAGTGCTAGTACCCCTAGTGTAACATCTGCTTCCTTGCCTCCTAATTTGCCTCCAGCACCTTCTGCTTTGCCTCCTGCTCCTTCAGCCTTGCCTCCTGCTCCTTCTGCTTTATCTCCCGTTCCTTCTGCAACGCTTGCTTCTGAAATTTTTCCAGTATCAGTAGCAAATAAGGCACCCAATGTTTCAACTTCCGCAGCCATGTTAGCTTCTAACTTACCATCACTGGCTTTGCTGACCAATCCTGCTCGAGATATCAATGCTATAGTGCCACCCATTTCCAGCAAATCGAATGCAATTTCAGGTTCAAGCTTGCCCTACCAATCTGTATCCCAGTTGTCTCCTGCAGTTGTTGAATCATCGACTTCTATCCACACAGAAACATCAGCACCTTCTTTGGTAACCCCAGGACAATTATTGAAGCCTGGACCAATTATAGTTTCTTCGGCTCAGCCTTCACAAGCACCTCATAAGGATGTTGAAGTTGTTCAGgtatcatcaacatcatctcctGAGCCATCTGTACCAGTTTCTGTGGAAACTCAACCACCAATACTGCCATTGCCAGTAACTTCACGGCCCAATCACAGG CCTGGTGGAGCTCCTACCCAAACTCATCATCATGGCTATAGTTATAGAGGAcgtggaagaggaagaggaactGGG GGTTTCCGCTCAGTCACAAAATTCACTGAAGATTTTGATTTCACAGCAATGAATGAGAAGTTCAAAAAGGATGAAGTATGGGGTCATCTTGGTAAAAGTAAGTCtcattcaaaagacaataacggGGAAGAAAATGCCTTTGATGAAGATTACCAAGATGAAGACAATGACGATGTATCAAACATTGAGGTTAAG CCTGTTTATAACAAGGACGACTTCTTTGACTCGCTCTCTTCCAACATGCATGGTAATGCTTCACAGAATGGAAGGACTCGATACTCCGAACAAATCAAGATTGATACTGAG ACGTTTGGCGATTATGTGAGGTACCATGGTGGTCGTGGGGGCCGTGGCCCTGGCCGTGGTGGACGTACTCGAGGTGGTTATTATGGAAGAGGAGGAGGGTATGGCTACTCTGGACGAGGGAGGGGACGCGGCATGCCAAGTCGCACTTTGTAG